Proteins from a genomic interval of Fluviispira vulneris:
- a CDS encoding HAMP domain-containing methyl-accepting chemotaxis protein: protein MNRKSLAYKLYTSVIIILIIVLLSAIYTVLMINKTQSYAAETKNFWLPSIRIAHEYLDNLTLLRQSTLRIMVAQNEQNRKLFIEKWKKETDHIEELGKQYQEYITSETERESFAKLQEDWKKYKSLNVKIVELGKQGRAKEALNLIRETTDALIERMETSLEKLIDINYKGAVQSTKLGANLTSITTVTMIAIISATGLIALIIFIIIKTSMGSVSKAIENLKVQSVATNKIAVTLKKSSNSLSSSITEQAASIHETSAAINEITSMVNRTTENATQSTIVAKAASEKAEEGQATMKRLVKAMDTIQESNVQLQNITGIIGQIHTKTAVINDIVAKTELLSLNASIESARAGEYGKGFAVVAEEVGTLAKMSGQSASEIQDLINKSLEQVNQILEVTKGRVSEGKKVTTEAKESFLQISDDITNMTNVIHQISEATREQEIGVRQIATAMTQIDKATQNSQAASTGAAESSNKLVEQSDSLDITAKDIELLVKGAVT, encoded by the coding sequence ATGAATAGAAAAAGCCTAGCCTATAAATTGTATACCTCTGTTATTATTATACTGATTATAGTATTGCTCTCGGCTATTTACACTGTTCTTATGATCAATAAAACCCAAAGTTATGCTGCAGAAACAAAAAACTTTTGGTTACCCAGTATCCGGATTGCCCACGAATATTTAGACAATCTCACCCTTTTGAGGCAAAGCACATTGCGGATCATGGTTGCGCAAAATGAACAGAATAGAAAATTATTTATAGAAAAATGGAAAAAAGAAACCGATCATATTGAAGAACTTGGCAAACAATATCAAGAATATATTACTTCAGAAACCGAGCGAGAATCTTTTGCTAAACTGCAAGAAGATTGGAAAAAATACAAAAGTTTGAATGTAAAAATTGTGGAACTTGGCAAACAAGGGAGAGCAAAAGAAGCTCTCAATCTCATACGTGAAACCACAGATGCTCTCATCGAGAGAATGGAAACATCTCTCGAAAAACTGATAGATATTAATTATAAAGGCGCTGTACAATCGACGAAATTAGGGGCTAACTTAACAAGTATTACAACGGTAACTATGATAGCTATTATAAGTGCAACTGGTTTGATTGCACTAATCATATTTATTATCATAAAAACTTCAATGGGCTCAGTTTCAAAAGCCATTGAAAATTTAAAAGTACAAAGTGTAGCAACTAATAAAATAGCTGTTACGTTAAAAAAGAGTTCCAATTCACTCTCTTCATCCATAACGGAACAAGCGGCATCTATCCATGAGACTAGCGCTGCGATCAATGAAATCACGAGTATGGTCAATCGCACCACTGAAAATGCCACCCAATCCACAATAGTAGCTAAGGCTGCTTCAGAAAAAGCAGAAGAAGGACAAGCCACAATGAAAAGACTTGTCAAAGCAATGGATACCATTCAAGAATCTAATGTTCAATTACAAAACATTACAGGAATTATTGGACAAATTCATACAAAAACAGCGGTTATCAACGACATTGTCGCAAAAACTGAGCTTCTTTCCCTCAACGCTTCAATTGAGTCAGCGCGAGCTGGTGAATATGGCAAAGGCTTTGCCGTGGTGGCTGAAGAAGTTGGGACACTCGCAAAAATGAGTGGTCAATCCGCCAGCGAAATACAAGACCTAATTAATAAAAGCCTTGAGCAGGTCAATCAGATCCTTGAAGTGACTAAAGGACGCGTATCCGAAGGAAAAAAAGTCACAACCGAAGCCAAGGAGTCTTTCCTCCAAATTTCAGACGACATTACAAACATGACCAATGTAATTCATCAAATTTCCGAAGCAACACGCGAACAAGAAATTGGTGTAAGACAAATTGCAACTGCTATGACTCAGATTGATAAAGCAACTCAGAACAGTCAAGCAGCAAGTACAGGAGCTGCAGAGTCGTCAAATAAACTGGTTGAACAAAGCGATAGCCTAGATATTACGGCAAAAGATATCGAGCTATTGGTTAAAGGCGCTGTTACGTAA